From one Streptomyces spiramyceticus genomic stretch:
- a CDS encoding biotin carboxylase N-terminal domain-containing protein, which yields MFDTVLVANRGEIAVRVIRTLRELGVRSVAVFSDADADARHVREADTAVRIGPAAASESYLRTDRLLDAAARTGAQAVHPGYGFLAENAAFAQACEDAGLAFIGPPSSAIALMGDKIRAKETVRAAGVPVVPGSSGSGLTDAELASAAREIGMPVLLKPSAGGGGKGMRLTRVESALADEIAAARREARASFGDDTLLVERWIDRPRHIEIQVLADAHGNVIHLGERECSLQRRHQKIIEEAPSVLLDEATRAAMGEAAVQAARSCGYRGAGTVEFIVPGNDPSSYFFMEMNTRLQVEHPVTELITGLDLVEWQLRVASGEQLPFSQKDITFTGHAVEARICAEDPSRGFLPSGGTVLSLYEPQGWGSPLFERSRELGGGVRTDSGLTQGTEVGSIYDPMLSKVIAYAPDRPTALRRLRAALADTVTLGVPTNAGFLRRLLAHPDVVSGDLDTGLVERDVDGLIPDGVPPEVYAAATLLRTGGSSSAATGWADPFSARSGWRLGGTPAWTVHHARVPGHEPVAVRLRSTAAGTEILIPAAEASGGAEPPAAGARLVDVTPDRLTVELAGITHTFSHATGPEGIWLGRDGDSWHVQDYDPVAAALSGSARSGVDTLAAPMPGTVTVVKVAVGDHVDAGQSLLVVEAMKMEHVISAPHAGTVTELDVTPGSTVAMDQVLAVVVPETPEEEL from the coding sequence ATGTTCGACACAGTCCTGGTCGCCAACCGCGGTGAGATCGCGGTCCGCGTCATCCGTACGCTCAGGGAGCTGGGCGTGCGCTCGGTCGCGGTCTTCAGCGACGCGGACGCGGACGCCCGGCATGTACGGGAGGCGGACACGGCGGTCCGCATCGGCCCGGCGGCGGCGTCCGAAAGCTACCTGCGCACGGACCGCCTGCTGGACGCGGCTGCCCGTACGGGCGCGCAGGCCGTCCACCCCGGCTACGGCTTCCTCGCAGAGAACGCGGCCTTCGCGCAGGCCTGCGAGGACGCCGGCCTTGCCTTCATCGGCCCGCCCTCCTCCGCCATCGCCCTGATGGGCGACAAGATCCGGGCCAAGGAGACGGTACGGGCGGCGGGCGTCCCCGTCGTCCCCGGCTCGTCCGGCAGCGGCCTGACCGACGCCGAACTGGCTTCCGCAGCACGGGAGATCGGCATGCCGGTCCTCCTGAAGCCATCGGCCGGGGGCGGCGGCAAGGGCATGCGCCTGACACGGGTCGAGTCCGCGCTGGCGGACGAGATCGCGGCGGCGCGGCGCGAGGCGCGGGCGTCGTTCGGCGACGACACGCTGCTCGTGGAGCGGTGGATCGACCGGCCCCGCCACATCGAGATCCAGGTCCTGGCGGACGCCCACGGCAATGTGATCCACCTGGGCGAGCGCGAGTGCTCGCTCCAGCGCCGCCACCAGAAGATCATCGAAGAGGCCCCCTCGGTCCTCCTCGACGAAGCCACCCGCGCCGCGATGGGCGAGGCGGCGGTCCAGGCGGCGCGCTCCTGCGGCTACCGGGGGGCGGGCACGGTGGAGTTCATCGTCCCGGGCAACGACCCCTCCTCGTACTTCTTCATGGAGATGAACACCCGCCTCCAGGTCGAGCACCCGGTGACAGAGCTGATCACCGGCCTGGACCTGGTGGAGTGGCAGCTGAGGGTCGCGTCCGGGGAGCAACTCCCCTTCTCTCAGAAGGACATCACCTTCACCGGCCACGCGGTCGAGGCCCGTATCTGCGCGGAGGATCCCTCCCGTGGCTTCCTCCCGTCCGGCGGCACAGTCCTGTCCCTGTACGAGCCGCAGGGGTGGGGGTCCCCCCTGTTCGAGCGGAGCCGAGAACTCGGGGGAGGGGTGCGCACGGACTCGGGCCTCACACAGGGCACGGAGGTCGGCAGCATCTACGACCCGATGCTGTCGAAGGTCATCGCGTACGCCCCCGACCGCCCCACGGCCCTGCGCCGCCTGCGCGCCGCCCTGGCGGACACGGTCACCCTGGGCGTCCCGACGAACGCGGGCTTCCTGCGCCGCCTGCTGGCCCACCCGGACGTCGTATCGGGCGACCTGGACACGGGCCTGGTGGAGCGCGACGTGGACGGCCTGATCCCGGACGGCGTCCCGCCGGAGGTGTACGCGGCGGCGACGCTGCTGCGGACGGGGGGAAGCAGCTCCGCCGCCACCGGCTGGGCGGACCCCTTCTCCGCCCGCTCCGGCTGGCGGCTCGGCGGCACCCCGGCCTGGACGGTGCACCACGCCCGCGTACCGGGCCACGAGCCGGTGGCCGTCCGGCTGCGCAGCACCGCAGCGGGCACGGAGATCCTGATCCCCGCCGCGGAGGCGTCGGGCGGCGCGGAGCCACCGGCCGCCGGGGCCAGGCTCGTCGACGTCACCCCGGACCGCCTCACCGTCGAACTCGCCGGCATCACCCACACCTTCAGCCACGCCACTGGCCCGGAGGGCATCTGGCTCGGCCGGGACGGCGACTCCTGGCACGTCCAGGATTACGACCCGGTCGCCGCCGCCCTCAGCGGCAGCGCGCGTTCCGGGGTCGACACCCTCGCGGCGCCCATGCCGGGGACCGTCACCGTCGTCAAGGTGGCGGTCGGGGACCACGTCGACGCGGGGCAGAGCCTCCTCGTCGTCGAGGCCATGAAGATGGAGCACGTCATCTCCGCCCCGCACGCCGGCACCGTCACCGAGCTCGACGTGACACCGGGCTCGACCGTCGCCATGGACCAGGTCCTGGCCGTCGTCGTCCCGGAGACCCCTGAGGAGGAGCTGTGA
- a CDS encoding hydroxymethylglutaryl-CoA lyase encodes MAVPAEGLPGRVRIHEVGARDGLQNEKAVVPTEVKAEFVHRLADAGLRTIEATSFVHPKWVPQLADAEQLFPLVQDLADDVALPVLVPNERGLDRALALGARRIAVFGSATETFASRNLNRTVDESLAMFEPVVAKARADRIHVRGYLSMCFGDPWEGAVPVRQVVGVAKRLMDLGCDELSLGDTIGVATPGHVRALLAALGEAGVPASAIGVHFHDTYGQALANTYAALQHGVTTVDASAGGLGGCPYAKSATGNLATEDLVWMLDGLGIETGVDLGRLTATSAWMAERLGRPSPSRTVRALSHKES; translated from the coding sequence ATGGCGGTACCGGCAGAAGGTCTGCCGGGCCGTGTACGCATCCACGAAGTCGGCGCACGCGACGGCCTCCAGAACGAGAAGGCGGTCGTACCGACCGAGGTGAAGGCCGAGTTCGTCCACCGCCTCGCCGACGCCGGGCTCCGCACCATCGAGGCGACCAGCTTCGTGCACCCCAAGTGGGTGCCCCAACTGGCCGACGCGGAACAGCTGTTCCCGCTCGTCCAGGACCTGGCGGACGATGTAGCGCTCCCCGTTCTCGTACCGAACGAACGCGGGCTCGACCGCGCCCTCGCTCTCGGCGCCCGCCGCATCGCCGTGTTCGGCAGCGCGACCGAGACCTTCGCGAGCCGCAACCTCAACCGGACCGTCGACGAGTCGCTCGCCATGTTCGAGCCGGTCGTCGCCAAGGCCCGCGCCGACAGGATCCATGTCCGCGGCTACCTGTCGATGTGCTTCGGCGATCCCTGGGAGGGCGCGGTCCCGGTCCGCCAAGTGGTCGGCGTGGCCAAGCGGCTGATGGACCTGGGCTGCGACGAGCTGAGCCTCGGCGACACCATCGGCGTGGCCACCCCCGGCCACGTCCGCGCCCTGCTGGCCGCACTCGGCGAGGCGGGCGTCCCGGCCTCCGCGATCGGTGTCCACTTCCACGACACCTACGGCCAGGCCCTCGCCAACACCTATGCCGCGCTCCAGCACGGCGTCACCACCGTGGACGCCTCGGCGGGCGGCCTCGGCGGCTGCCCGTACGCGAAGAGCGCCACCGGAAACCTCGCCACCGAAGACCTCGTGTGGATGCTCGACGGCCTCGGTATCGAAACCGGGGTCGACCTCGGCCGCCTCACCGCCACAAGCGCGTGGATGGCCGAACGGCTGGGCCGCCCCAGCCCCTCCCGCACCGTGCGTGCCCTGTCCCACAAGGAGTCGTAG
- a CDS encoding acyl-CoA dehydrogenase family protein, giving the protein MPLDHRLSPEHEELRRTVEEFAHDVVAPKIGDLYERHEFPYEIVREMGRMGLFGLPFPEEYGGMGGDYLALGIALEELARVDSSVAITLEAGVSLGAMPVYRFGTEEQKQEWLPRLCSGEMLGAFGLTEPDCGSDAGGTKTTARRDGDEWVINGSKCFITNSGTDITGLVTVTAVTGRKPDGKPEISAIIVPSGTPGFTVAAPYSKVGWNASDTRELSFSDVRVPLGNLLGEEGRGYAQFLRILDEGRVAISALATGLAQGCVDESVTYAKERHTFGRPIGSNQAIQFKIADMEMRAHMARIGWRDAASRLVHGEPFKKEAALAKLYSSTVAVDNAREATQIHGGYGFMNEYPVARMWRDSKILEIGEGTSEVQRMLIARELGLSG; this is encoded by the coding sequence ATGCCCCTCGACCACCGCCTCTCCCCCGAACACGAAGAACTCCGCCGTACGGTCGAGGAGTTCGCCCACGATGTCGTAGCCCCGAAGATCGGCGACCTGTACGAGCGCCACGAGTTCCCGTACGAAATCGTCCGCGAAATGGGCAGGATGGGCCTCTTCGGGCTGCCCTTCCCCGAGGAGTACGGCGGCATGGGCGGCGACTACCTCGCCCTCGGCATCGCCCTGGAAGAGCTCGCCCGCGTCGACTCGTCGGTGGCCATCACCCTCGAAGCCGGCGTCTCCCTCGGCGCGATGCCGGTCTACCGCTTCGGCACGGAGGAGCAGAAGCAGGAGTGGCTCCCCCGGCTCTGCTCGGGCGAGATGCTCGGTGCCTTCGGCCTGACCGAGCCCGACTGCGGCTCGGACGCCGGCGGCACGAAGACCACCGCACGCCGGGACGGCGACGAGTGGGTGATCAACGGCTCCAAGTGCTTCATCACCAACTCCGGCACCGACATCACCGGCCTGGTGACGGTCACCGCGGTCACCGGCCGCAAGCCCGACGGCAAGCCGGAGATCTCCGCGATCATCGTGCCCTCCGGCACCCCGGGCTTCACGGTCGCCGCCCCCTACTCCAAGGTCGGATGGAACGCCTCGGACACCCGCGAGCTGTCCTTCTCCGACGTCCGGGTTCCCCTCGGCAACCTCCTCGGCGAAGAGGGCCGTGGTTACGCCCAGTTCCTGCGCATCCTCGACGAGGGCCGTGTGGCCATCTCGGCACTCGCGACGGGCCTGGCCCAGGGCTGCGTCGACGAGTCGGTGACGTACGCGAAGGAGCGCCACACCTTCGGCCGCCCCATCGGCTCCAACCAGGCCATCCAGTTCAAGATCGCTGACATGGAGATGCGGGCGCACATGGCCCGTATCGGCTGGCGTGACGCGGCGTCACGCCTGGTCCACGGCGAGCCGTTCAAGAAGGAGGCGGCGCTGGCCAAGCTCTACTCCTCCACGGTCGCCGTCGACAACGCCCGCGAAGCCACCCAGATCCACGGCGGCTACGGCTTCATGAACGAGTACCCGGTGGCCAGAATGTGGCGGGACTCCAAGATCCTGGAGATCGGCGAGGGCACGAGCGAGGTGCAGCGCATGCTGATCGCCCGCGAGCTGGGCCTCTCCGGCTGA
- a CDS encoding ABC transporter substrate-binding protein, whose translation MPHARASHLSRRGLLAVGGAIGVGAALTACGNTAAKSEEKAAGKTGPWSFKDDRGKTVKAKATPKNIVAFTGTAAALHDFGVEVKGVFGPTKTADGKADVQAGDLDVNKVKILGNVYDKFNVEAYVALQPDLLVTAMWEKDKLWYVPEASTKKILDVGAPTVALWAAETTVPKAIQRHADLAESLGADVRTKKVTEAKTRFEKAAERLRQAAKANPKVKVMIGSASPDLFYVSLAKMSADTLYFQELGVKFVEPKVDAAGFFESLSWENVDKYPADIIMMDNRTAVLQPADIKDKPTWTRLPAVKAGQVIPRTTEPIYSYDKCAPILEDLAEAIEKAKKVA comes from the coding sequence ATGCCTCACGCCCGAGCTTCCCACCTCTCCCGCCGCGGCCTGCTCGCCGTGGGCGGCGCCATCGGCGTCGGCGCCGCGCTGACCGCCTGCGGCAACACCGCCGCGAAAAGCGAGGAGAAGGCCGCCGGGAAGACCGGCCCCTGGTCCTTCAAGGACGACCGCGGCAAGACGGTGAAGGCCAAGGCCACGCCCAAGAACATCGTCGCGTTCACCGGCACCGCGGCCGCGCTCCACGACTTCGGCGTCGAGGTCAAGGGTGTTTTCGGCCCGACCAAGACCGCTGACGGCAAGGCCGACGTCCAGGCCGGCGACCTCGATGTGAACAAGGTCAAGATCCTCGGCAACGTCTACGACAAGTTCAACGTCGAGGCGTACGTCGCCCTCCAGCCCGACCTGCTGGTCACGGCGATGTGGGAGAAGGACAAGCTCTGGTACGTCCCCGAGGCGTCCACCAAGAAGATCCTCGACGTCGGCGCTCCGACCGTCGCCCTGTGGGCCGCCGAGACCACCGTCCCCAAGGCGATCCAGCGCCACGCCGACCTCGCCGAGTCGCTCGGTGCCGACGTCAGGACCAAGAAGGTCACCGAGGCCAAGACCCGCTTCGAGAAGGCCGCCGAGCGCCTGCGTCAGGCCGCCAAGGCCAACCCGAAGGTCAAGGTCATGATCGGCTCCGCGAGCCCCGACCTCTTCTACGTCTCCCTCGCGAAGATGTCCGCCGACACGCTCTACTTCCAGGAGCTGGGCGTGAAGTTCGTCGAGCCGAAGGTGGACGCGGCCGGCTTCTTCGAGAGCCTCAGCTGGGAGAACGTCGACAAGTACCCGGCCGACATCATCATGATGGACAACCGGACCGCGGTCCTCCAGCCGGCCGACATCAAGGACAAGCCGACCTGGACCCGCCTGCCCGCCGTCAAGGCCGGCCAGGTCATCCCGCGCACCACGGAGCCGATCTACTCCTACGACAAGTGCGCGCCGATCCTCGAGGACCTCGCCGAGGCCATCGAGAAGGCCAAGAAGGTCGCCTGA
- a CDS encoding siderophore-interacting protein, which translates to MTATAAEPVTAPFRFFGLTVVRTRRLSPSLVRVVFGGEALRGFASGGRDQSCSLFLPHPGQAEPVLPPETDPDWFAAYRALPDDVRAVMRSYTVRGQRRADDGTTEVDIDFALHTAASDAGVGPACRWAQQASPGDRVVVLGPSLEDNTAVRFRPPEDTDWVLMWADETALPAAAAALEWLPAGTKAKVWIEVQHPGDRLELTTAADAEITWLVRDEGAPSAVDAVRAVPAAELPEGTSYAWIAGESSCVRALRRHLVQERRFDRRRVTFVGYWRRGLSEEQLRERARAESQDEDA; encoded by the coding sequence ATGACTGCGACAGCCGCCGAACCCGTAACCGCCCCGTTCCGCTTCTTCGGCCTGACGGTCGTGCGGACCCGGCGGCTGAGCCCCTCCCTGGTCAGGGTGGTCTTCGGAGGCGAGGCCCTGCGGGGCTTCGCCTCCGGCGGCCGGGACCAGAGCTGCTCACTCTTCCTGCCGCACCCCGGACAGGCGGAGCCGGTGCTGCCGCCGGAGACGGACCCCGACTGGTTCGCGGCGTACCGCGCGCTGCCCGACGACGTACGGGCCGTCATGCGCTCGTACACCGTGCGCGGCCAGCGCCGCGCCGACGACGGGACGACCGAGGTCGACATCGACTTCGCACTCCACACGGCGGCATCGGACGCGGGCGTCGGCCCGGCCTGCCGCTGGGCGCAGCAGGCGAGTCCGGGTGACCGGGTCGTGGTGCTCGGTCCCTCGCTGGAGGACAACACCGCCGTGCGTTTCCGCCCGCCCGAGGACACCGACTGGGTCCTGATGTGGGCCGACGAGACGGCGTTGCCCGCCGCTGCCGCCGCACTGGAGTGGCTTCCGGCCGGTACGAAGGCCAAGGTTTGGATCGAGGTCCAGCACCCCGGCGACCGCCTGGAGTTGACCACGGCGGCCGACGCGGAGATCACCTGGCTGGTACGGGACGAGGGTGCACCCTCCGCCGTCGACGCGGTGCGCGCGGTGCCTGCCGCCGAGCTGCCCGAAGGCACGTCGTACGCCTGGATCGCAGGCGAGTCGTCGTGCGTACGGGCGCTGCGCCGCCATCTCGTCCAGGAGCGCCGGTTCGACCGCAGGCGCGTGACGTTCGTGGGCTACTGGCGCCGCGGGCTGAGCGAGGAGCAGCTGCGCGAGCGGGCCCGGGCCGAGTCACAGGACGAAGACGCTTAA
- a CDS encoding pyridoxal phosphate-dependent decarboxylase family protein has product MRSHLLNDKTAARYRRTATAAVERVADQIAATDRPFTGITPDELAPRFDSIDLDQPLGDSTAALDELESVYLRDAVYFHHPRYLAHLNCPVVIPAVTAEAVLSAVNSSLDTWDQSAGATLIERRLVDWTAGRIGFTTAADGGAADGVFTSGGSQSNLQALLLAREEAKSVDPSDTSKLRIFASECGHFSVQKSAKLLGLGPDSVVTVPCDRDKRMQTVALARELARCVDKGLIPMAVVATAGTTDFGSIDPLTEIAALCEGYGAWLHVDAAYGCGLLASRTRRHLLAGIERADSVTVDYHKSFFQPVSSSALLVRDGATLRHATYHADYLNPRRMAEERIPNQVDKSLQTTRRFDALKLWMTLRIMGADGVGELFDEVCDLAADGWKLLAGDPRYDVVTQPSLSTLVFRYIPSDVTSPAVIDRANLYARKALFASGDAVVAGTTVGGKHYLKFTLLNPETTLSDIAAVLDLIAGHAEQYLGESLVHAS; this is encoded by the coding sequence ATGCGCTCACACCTGCTCAATGACAAGACCGCCGCGCGGTATCGCCGGACCGCCACCGCAGCGGTCGAGCGGGTGGCGGACCAAATCGCCGCGACCGACCGGCCGTTCACCGGCATCACCCCGGACGAGCTCGCCCCCAGGTTCGACTCGATCGACCTCGACCAGCCGCTGGGCGACTCCACCGCCGCCCTGGACGAGCTCGAATCCGTCTACCTCCGCGACGCCGTCTACTTCCACCACCCGCGCTACCTGGCCCACCTCAACTGCCCGGTAGTCATCCCCGCCGTCACCGCCGAGGCCGTACTCTCCGCCGTCAACTCCTCCCTCGACACCTGGGACCAGAGCGCGGGCGCCACCCTCATCGAGCGCCGCCTCGTCGACTGGACCGCGGGCCGCATCGGCTTCACCACCGCCGCGGACGGCGGAGCGGCCGACGGTGTGTTCACGAGCGGCGGCTCCCAGTCCAACCTCCAGGCGCTGCTCCTCGCCCGCGAGGAGGCCAAGTCCGTGGACCCGTCCGACACCTCGAAGCTGCGGATCTTCGCCTCCGAGTGCGGCCACTTCAGCGTCCAGAAGTCCGCGAAACTCCTCGGCCTGGGCCCCGACTCCGTCGTCACCGTCCCGTGCGACCGCGACAAGCGCATGCAGACCGTGGCGCTCGCCCGCGAGCTGGCGCGCTGCGTCGACAAGGGCCTCATCCCCATGGCCGTCGTCGCCACCGCCGGCACCACCGACTTCGGCTCCATCGACCCGCTGACCGAGATCGCCGCCCTCTGCGAGGGATACGGCGCCTGGCTGCACGTCGACGCCGCGTACGGATGCGGCCTGCTGGCCTCCCGTACCCGCCGCCACCTCCTCGCCGGCATCGAGCGCGCCGACTCGGTCACCGTGGACTACCACAAGTCCTTCTTCCAGCCGGTGAGTTCGAGCGCGCTGCTGGTACGCGACGGAGCCACCCTGCGCCACGCGACGTACCACGCCGACTACCTCAACCCGCGCCGGATGGCCGAGGAGCGCATCCCCAACCAGGTCGACAAGTCCCTCCAGACCACCCGCCGCTTCGACGCGCTCAAGCTCTGGATGACGCTGCGCATCATGGGCGCGGACGGCGTCGGCGAGCTCTTCGACGAGGTCTGCGACCTGGCCGCCGACGGCTGGAAGCTGCTCGCCGGCGACCCGCGCTACGACGTCGTCACCCAGCCGAGCCTCTCCACCCTCGTCTTCCGCTACATACCGTCCGACGTCACCAGCCCCGCGGTGATCGACCGCGCCAATCTGTACGCCCGCAAGGCGCTGTTCGCGTCCGGCGATGCCGTGGTGGCCGGGACGACCGTCGGCGGCAAGCACTACCTCAAGTTCACCCTTCTCAATCCCGAGACGACGCTCAGCGACATCGCGGCCGTCCTCGACCTCATCGCCGGCCACGCCGAGCAGTACCTGGGAGAGTCCCTTGTCCACGCCTCTTGA
- a CDS encoding lysine N(6)-hydroxylase/L-ornithine N(5)-oxygenase family protein, producing MSTPLDFIGIGLGPFNLGLACLTEPIDELEGLFLETKPNFEWHSGMFLEGAHLQTPFMSDLVTMADPTSPYSFLNYLKESGRLYSFYIRENFYPLRTEYNDYCRWAAAKLSSIRFNQTVASVAYDDKAELYVVTTQDTTYRARRIVLGTGTPPYIPDACQDLGGDLIHNSRYVDSKEALQAKKSITLVGSGQSAAEIFYDLLAEIDVHGYRLNWVTRSPRFFPLEYTKLTLEMTSPEYVDYFHALPEATRYRLESQQKNLFKGIDSELIDAIFDLLYQKNLKGPIPARLITNSSLDTASYDADSATYTLGLHQDEQDKDFELITEGLILATGYRYRTPAFLEGVKDRIRWDGQGRYDVARNYSIDTAGSEIFLQNAAVHTHSITSPDLGMGAYRNAYIIGELLGSEYYPVEKAIAFQEFAI from the coding sequence TTGTCCACGCCTCTTGATTTCATCGGTATCGGTCTCGGTCCGTTCAACCTCGGGCTCGCCTGCCTGACCGAGCCGATCGACGAGCTCGAAGGTCTCTTCCTCGAAACCAAGCCGAACTTCGAGTGGCACTCGGGGATGTTCCTCGAAGGCGCCCACCTCCAGACGCCGTTCATGTCGGACCTGGTCACCATGGCCGACCCCACGTCGCCGTACTCCTTCCTCAACTACCTGAAGGAATCCGGGCGGCTGTACTCCTTCTACATCCGGGAGAACTTCTACCCACTGCGGACCGAGTACAACGACTACTGCCGCTGGGCCGCGGCGAAGCTCAGCAGCATCCGCTTCAACCAGACGGTCGCCTCGGTCGCGTACGACGACAAGGCCGAGCTGTACGTCGTCACCACCCAGGACACCACCTACCGCGCCCGCCGCATCGTCCTCGGCACCGGCACGCCGCCGTACATCCCGGACGCCTGCCAGGACCTCGGCGGCGACCTCATCCACAATTCCCGCTACGTGGACAGCAAAGAGGCCCTCCAGGCCAAGAAGTCCATCACCCTGGTCGGCAGCGGACAGAGCGCCGCGGAGATCTTCTACGACCTGCTCGCCGAGATCGACGTGCACGGCTACCGGCTCAACTGGGTCACCCGCTCACCGCGCTTCTTCCCGCTGGAGTACACCAAGCTCACGCTGGAGATGACCTCCCCGGAGTACGTCGACTACTTCCACGCCCTCCCGGAGGCCACCCGCTACCGGCTGGAGTCGCAGCAGAAGAACCTCTTCAAGGGCATCGACTCGGAGCTGATCGACGCCATCTTCGACCTGCTCTACCAGAAGAACCTCAAGGGCCCGATCCCCGCCCGGCTCATCACCAACTCCTCGCTCGACACGGCGAGTTACGACGCCGACAGCGCGACGTACACCCTGGGCCTGCACCAGGACGAGCAGGACAAGGACTTCGAGCTGATCACCGAGGGCCTCATCCTCGCGACCGGCTACCGCTACCGCACCCCCGCCTTCCTGGAGGGCGTGAAGGACCGGATCCGCTGGGACGGCCAGGGCCGCTACGACGTCGCCCGCAACTACAGCATCGACACGGCGGGCAGCGAGATCTTCCTGCAGAACGCCGCCGTGCACACCCACAGCATCACCTCCCCCGACCTGGGCATGGGCGCGTACCGCAACGCGTACATCATCGGCGAGCTGCTGGGCTCCGAGTACTACCCGGTCGAAAAGGCCATCGCTTTCCAGGAGTTCGCCATATGA
- a CDS encoding GNAT family N-acetyltransferase — translation MSNTPFTVRPLDPFADAELVHGWVTHPKAAFWLMQEASLPDVEREYMAISAAEHHDAFIGLHDGTPAFLMERYDPSKVELVGLYEAEPGDVGMHFLVAPTDTPVHGFTRAVITAVMETLFADPATERIVVEPDVRNTAVHALNEAVGFVPAREIAKPEKNALLSFCTRAQFEAAVAVGVAK, via the coding sequence ATGAGCAACACGCCGTTCACGGTCCGTCCCCTCGACCCCTTCGCCGACGCCGAGCTGGTGCACGGCTGGGTCACCCACCCCAAGGCCGCCTTCTGGCTGATGCAGGAGGCCTCGCTGCCCGACGTCGAGCGCGAGTACATGGCGATATCGGCGGCCGAGCACCACGACGCCTTCATCGGGCTGCACGACGGCACCCCCGCCTTCCTCATGGAGCGCTACGACCCGTCGAAGGTCGAGCTGGTCGGGCTGTACGAGGCCGAGCCCGGCGACGTGGGCATGCACTTCCTGGTGGCGCCGACCGACACGCCCGTCCACGGCTTCACCCGCGCCGTGATCACCGCCGTCATGGAGACGCTGTTCGCCGACCCGGCGACCGAGCGGATCGTCGTCGAGCCGGACGTACGCAACACCGCCGTGCACGCCCTCAACGAGGCCGTCGGCTTTGTCCCCGCCCGCGAGATCGCCAAGCCCGAGAAGAACGCGCTGCTGAGCTTCTGCACCCGCGCGCAGTTCGAGGCAGCGGTAGCCGTGGGGGTGGCCAAGTGA